Below is a genomic region from Candidatus Methylacidiphilales bacterium.
TGGATAAATCAGCAAAAAGCTCGCTAAACTTCACTAAAAAGGCATCATAAATCCCCCCGTAAGTATTCTGATGCCCGCCTGAGGCGATGCCAGAGGTGCTCGACGTTTCTCCCGCAAGGTAGATGCTCCCGTCGTTCGGATCGACGGCGACCGAAAAGCCCATATCCCAACCGCTTGTCCCGTAATAAGTCCCCCAAACGCGCGTGCCCGAAGCATTAAACTTCACTAAATAGGCATCGGATCCCCCACCGTGAGCATTCTGATACCCACCTGAGGCGATAGAAGCACCCGGCGACCAGCTACTCGTCGATCCCGCCAGATAGACGCTTCCGTCGTTCGGATCCACAGCGACAGAATTACCTTCATCAATGTGCCCCCCGCCATAATAAGTCCCCCATTGGCGCGTGCCCGAGGCATTAAACTTCACTAAAAAGGCATCCCATGACCCTCCTCCATAAGTATTCTGATGCCCGCCTGAGGCGATAGCATCAACAGGCCAAGTAGTAGTCGTATCTCCGGCTAGATACACGCTCCCATCATTCGGATCTACTACTGGGATAAAAGTATCAATCCAATCCGAAAGCCCCTCGCCGCCCACACCCCCATAATAAGTCCCCCAAAGGCGTGTTCCCGACGCATTAAACTTCACTAAAGAGGCATCCCAATTTCCACCGTATGTATTCTGATGGCCACCCGAAGCAATCCCACTCGTGCTCGTTGTCCATCCTGCGACATAAACGCTCCCGTCGTTCGGATCCACCGTGATGCCATAAGCCTCACTGTTAATATAAGATCCCCATACGCGGGTCCCCGAAGAGGTAAACTTGGCAAAATAACCTTGTGCCGGTGTATTTTGATACCCACCAGAGGCAATGCCATTAGTGCTTGACGTAGCTCCTGATAAGTAGACACTCCCATCATTCGAATCTACGGCAACGGAAATACCATAGTCGCTGCCTCCCCCTCCATAATAGCTTCCCCAAAGTCGCGTGCCCGAGGCATTGAACTTCACTAAAAAAGCATCATGATACTCTCCACCGTATGCATTCTGATGTCCACCCGAAGCAATATCGTTCAGGCTCCCCGTCCTTCCAGCCAGATAGACACTCCCGTCATTCGGATCGACAACGACGGAAGCAAAATAATCCTCACCACCTGCCCCACCATAGTAAGTCCCCCAAAGACGCGTCCCATTGGCGTTGAACTTCACTAAAAAGAGATCCGCAACTCCTCCACCAAATGTATTCTGATGTCCGCCTGAGGCGATGGAATTCGCAGGCCACGTGCTATTTGTCCATCCCGCTAAGTAGACGCTTCCGTCGTTAGGATCGACAGCGACGGAATTGCCTCGATCAGCGCCGTTCCCGCCATAATAAGTCCCCCAAAGTCGAAAGACTTGCTGCTGCGCGGAGATCGGCAGGGGGATCCAGGCACTCTATAACTACAATCCCCGTGAGAACCAATCCCACCCTTCTTAACCATTTTTCCCCCAAAATATCCGAAAAGCTGAATGCGATATTTTCTATCGTGCTCATAGCATACACAGAAAAAAAATAAATTTTATAGTTTTTGTCAAGACAATTTTTTGAAAAAAATTAAAAATTATTTTATTTTCTTGCAAGATTTGACTCGGAAGGATTCTTTTCCATAAGCTTCAACACTGAACAAAGGCTCACAACCAGCGCAAAAAAATGCCTAGGCAAAAAATTTCTATCCGAGTTGATTCTTCCTGTCTTGCAAGTGTTAGAGCTAAAAGAATAAATGGCATTAGAGAAATAATTTAACCTTGCCAGAACTAAACTATGAAGCCCTTTTTCGATCATGCTTCCATAATGAAAGCACGGCAAAATCCATGCCAACTTTTTATCAGGTTAATATTTTCCACTTCTCTTACCCCTGTAAGTCTTAAAATGAGTCCAGATAACAAAAAAAAAGACCGCCTAAAAGCTCGTTACTCTCCATCCCACTCTCTTGCACTAAATCAAGATTGCACTAAATCAAGACAACCACAAACTGCCCTCCCCAAACCACATTTTTCCTTCGGAGCGCGAAAGCAAGCGAAGCGCCTCACTGCTTTTACTCCCCCAAAGCGGGGTCGCGCTGGCGCTTGCTCGCGCACTCCATAGTTTGCTTCGGCATTTCATCGAAAGCGGTGTCACGCTAGCCTGCAGCTCGCTTGTCACTGCATTCCACACCCTTGGACTGCGTCCGGAAGCGAAGCGCCGCGGCGCTTTTTTGATTGAGATAGCCCCGACAGACAGGTTCTCCATGACATATATGGAGAGTGCTAAGCACGATTCCATTATTTCAGGCATGTTGAAGAGTTATTATTTTTCTGCGATGTTGGACGCTTCTTGGGCGTGCCCGTTGGTAGGCGGATTGGCAGATTATTATTCCCAATAAATGGGCGATATAGCTGCTTGCAGTCTGGGGAGGCTATGTTCGGACGGAGTCGATGGAGCCTTTCATGTAGAAGTTGGCTTCGGGGATGTCGTCGTGTTTACCTTCGAGGATTTCTTTGAAGCCGCGTATGGTTTCTTTGATCGGGACGTAGACGCCAGGTGTGCCTGTGAAGACTTCGGCGACGTGGAATGGTTGGCTGAGGAAACGTTGAATTTTGCGGGCGCGATAGACGGTGAGTTTGTCTTCGGGCGAGAGTTCATCCATACCGAGGATGGCGATGATGTCTTGGAGGTCTTTGTAACGTTGAAGGACTTTTTGGACGCCGCGAGCGACCTGGTAGTGTTCTTCACCAACGATTTCCGGGGCGAGTGCTTTCGAGGTGGAAGCAAGCGGATCAACGGCTGGGTAGATGCCGAGCTCGGCGATGGAACGTTCGAGGACGATGGTGGAATCGAGGTGTGCAAAGGTGTTGGCTGGAGCGGGATCGGTGAGATCATCTGCAGGCACATAGACTGCTTGGAATGAGGTGATGGAGCCGTTTTTGGTGGAGGTGATGCGTTCTTGGAGGTCGCCCATTTCTGCTGCTAGCGTGGGTTGGTAGCCGACAGCACTTGGGGTGCGGCCGAGGAGTGCGGAGACTTCGGCACCTGCTTGGGAGAAGCGGAAGATGTTATCGATGAAGAGAAGCACGTCTTGATTTTTTTCGTCGCGGAAATATTCCGCCATCGCAAGCCCACTCAATGCGACGCGGAGGCGGGCACCAGGCGGCTCATTCATCTGGCCATAGACGAGGGCGACTTTGGATTTGGAAAGGTCTTTAAGATTGATTACACCAGCTTCAGCCATTTCGTTGTAGAGGTCGTTGCCTTCGCGGGTGCGCTCGCCGACGCCGGCAAAGACGGAGTAACCGCCGTGGCTTTTGGCGATGTTGTTGATGAGTTCCATGATGACGACTGTTTTTCCTACGCCTGCGCCGCCGAAGGCACCGACTTTACCGCCTTTGACGAAGGGGCAGATGAGATCGATGACTTTGATGCCCGTTTCAAGGACTTGTGCCTTGGTGGATTGTTCTATGAGTGTGGGTGCTTTACGGTGGATAGGATAATATTTTGTGGCATTCACGGGTCCACGCTCATCGATGGGCTCGCCTAGGACGTTGAAGACACGGCCGAGGACAGCTTCCCCGACAGGGACGCTGATGGGAGCGCCAGTATCGATGACAGTCATACCTCGCTTGAGGCCTTCTGTGGAAGACATCGCGATAGAGCGCACCCAGCCATCGCCGAGGTGTTGTTGGACTTCGAGAGTGAGTTTTTGGGGAACGTTATTGATCGAGAATTCGACCCTTAGCGCGTTGTAGATTGCAGGGAGATTATCTTGAGAAAACTCAACATCTACTACAGGACCGATGACTTGGACGATTTTGCCCGTGTTCATACATGGTTTCTCTGATTGAAATCGCTAGCCTTAGCAGCGGCGCCTCAGTAAAACAACAAAAAATCTCTACGACTTTCTGCGGTTTTAGCTTTAACGCGAGGCATGCATCCGCTTGAATCGGCCGCATGATTGATGAACGTAAATTAGAAGAGCCACTACCCATTTCATGGGATCAACTTCGCATCGTTCTTGGAGTAGTCATTGCAGTTGCTTTGGTGATCATGGTCTACATTTTCAACGTCGGACAAAAAGCAGCCGCTGAAGCACGTCTGCAATCACTCTACCGCAGCACTGCCACGACTGAGCAACGGCATGAGCTCTTGAGCCGTTCTGAAGCTACGCCTACGGCTGCGCTACTCTGGCTTCAGCTTGCACGCGAATATTTTGAAAAAAACGAATACAATAAGAGCCTCGAGGCCTTTGAAAGTTTTATTGGACGTTTCCCTAAGCATTCCTTGCTTCCCACGGCTGAATATGGTCGCGCCGTTTCGCTTCTCTACTTAGGGCGAACAGATGAAGCGCAAGGTGCATTTGTCTCTATCGGCTACAATCAACAAGCCGCCGCCTACGCTCCGCTTGCCCTTATCCAAGCGGCTAGGATAGCCATCGAGAAAAAGAATTTCTCTGAAGCACGAAGACTTCTCCGTGAGACGCAGCAACTCTATTCTCAAAGCGTTGCTGCGTTTGAAGCTCAATCTCTACTTCGCGACTTGCCGCCAGAGCCCAACTCGCCTACGGCTTCCGTAT
It encodes:
- a CDS encoding SBBP repeat-containing protein, encoding MKFNANGTRLWGTYYGGAGGEDYFASVVVDPNDGSVYLAGRTGSLNDIASGGHQNAYGGEYHDAFLVKFNASGTRLWGSYYGGGGSDYGISVAVDSNDGSVYLSGATSSTNGIASGGYQNTPAQGYFAKFTSSGTRVWGSYINSEAYGITVDPNDGSVYVAGWTTSTSGIASGGHQNTYGGNWDASLVKFNASGTRLWGTYYGGVGGEGLSDWIDTFIPVVDPNDGSVYLAGDTTTTWPVDAIASGGHQNTYGGGSWDAFLVKFNASGTRQWGTYYGGGHIDEGNSVAVDPNDGSVYLAGSTSSWSPGASIASGGYQNAHGGGSDAYLVKFNASGTRVWGTYYGTSGWDMGFSVAVDPNDGSIYLAGETSSTSGIASGGHQNTYGGIYDAFLVKFSELFADLS
- the atpD gene encoding F0F1 ATP synthase subunit beta produces the protein MNTGKIVQVIGPVVDVEFSQDNLPAIYNALRVEFSINNVPQKLTLEVQQHLGDGWVRSIAMSSTEGLKRGMTVIDTGAPISVPVGEAVLGRVFNVLGEPIDERGPVNATKYYPIHRKAPTLIEQSTKAQVLETGIKVIDLICPFVKGGKVGAFGGAGVGKTVVIMELINNIAKSHGGYSVFAGVGERTREGNDLYNEMAEAGVINLKDLSKSKVALVYGQMNEPPGARLRVALSGLAMAEYFRDEKNQDVLLFIDNIFRFSQAGAEVSALLGRTPSAVGYQPTLAAEMGDLQERITSTKNGSITSFQAVYVPADDLTDPAPANTFAHLDSTIVLERSIAELGIYPAVDPLASTSKALAPEIVGEEHYQVARGVQKVLQRYKDLQDIIAILGMDELSPEDKLTVYRARKIQRFLSQPFHVAEVFTGTPGVYVPIKETIRGFKEILEGKHDDIPEANFYMKGSIDSVRT
- a CDS encoding tetratricopeptide repeat protein, producing the protein MIDERKLEEPLPISWDQLRIVLGVVIAVALVIMVYIFNVGQKAAAEARLQSLYRSTATTEQRHELLSRSEATPTAALLWLQLAREYFEKNEYNKSLEAFESFIGRFPKHSLLPTAEYGRAVSLLYLGRTDEAQGAFVSIGYNQQAAAYAPLALIQAARIAIEKKNFSEARRLLRETQQLYSQSVAAFEAQSLLRDLPPEPNSPTASVSPTPPSPVQSLVPTASSPN